From Candidatus Polarisedimenticolia bacterium:
ACAAAAGGCAGGACGGTGCGCGCCAGCAGCGGCACGCCGCCGAGGGAGCGGAATTGTTTCGGCTCGCCAGCGCCGGCGCGAACGCCCCGGCCGGCCGCGACCAGGATGGCGGCGCAATCGGGGGGTTGGCGTCCCGCGAGGGGGGAGGAGTCCATGGCCTCTGCTCGGTTCGCGGACGGGAGGCGCTGCCGGGAGGGGCGCCTTTACACGGAGAGGATTTCCTTCTCCTTGTTCTGGACCAGATCGTCGATCTGCTTCACCGATCGATCGGTGAGCTCCTGAATCTCCTCGAGGGCGCGCTTCTCATCGTCCTCGGAAATCTTATGGTCCTTGAGCAGCGCCTTGAGGCTGTCGTTGGCCTCCCGGCGATGCTGACGGACGACCGTCTTTCCCTCTTCTCCGACGTGGTGCACTTTCTTCGCGAGCTGCTTGCGCCGCTCCTCGGTCAGCGGAGGGATGGGCAGGCGAACCACTTTGCCGTCGTTGGCGGGCGTGAGCCCCAGCTCGGACTGCAGGATCGCCTTCTCGATCTCCTTGGTGAGGGCCGGCTCCCAGGGCTGGATGGTGATGAGCGTCGGATCCGGCACCGCCAGCGTGGCGACCTGGTTCAGAGGCGTCGCGGTTCCGTAATAGTCGACGTGGATGCCGTCCAGGATTGCGAGGCTGGCGCGACCCGTCCGAATCGTGGCCAGATCCTTTCGGGTCACCTCGACCGAGTGCTTCATCTTCTTTTCGGCGGCGGCGTGGATATCCTTGACCATCCTTCCTCCTCGACTTCGTCTCAGCCCCTAACCAGCGACCCGATCTTCTCGCCGAGGATCACCCGGCGGATGTTTCCCCGCACGCCGGAGTTGAAGACGATGATGGGGACGCGGTTGTCCATGCAGAGGGAAATCGCCGTGGAATCCATCACCTGGAGTCCTTTTTCGAGGACCTGGATGTAGGTGATCTCCTCGAAGCGCTCGGCCTCGGGAAACTTCTCCGGGTCGGAGCTGTAGACGCCATCCACCCGCGTCGCCTTCAGGATGACTTCGGCCTTGACCTCCATGGCGCGCAGCGCCGCGGCGGTGTCGGTCGTGAAGAAGGGGTTGCCGGTACCCGCGGCGATGATGATGACGCGGCCCTTCTCGAGGTGCCGCACGGCGCGCCGCCGCAGGTAGGGCTCCGCGACCTCGCGTACCTCGATGGCGGACAGGACGCGCGTGTGCACGCCGATCTGCTCGAGCCGGTCCTGCAGCGCCAGCGCGTTGATCAGCGTGGCGAGCATGCCCATGTGATCGCCGGTCACCCGATCGATGCCGGAGCTCTCGCTGGCCGACAGCCCGCGAAAGATGTTCCCGCCGCCGATGACGCAGGCGACCTGCACCCCCAGCTCGTGGATCTCGCGGATCTCCTCGGAGAGACGCGCCACCACCTGGGAGTCGATCCCGAAGCCCTGATCGCCCATGAGGGACTCGCCGCTGAGCTTGAGCAGGACCCTGCGGTACCGCGGTGTGGCTGGGGAGGACATGTTATCTCGCCGGAGCCGTCTTCAGGCCTCGCCGCCGGCAGCCGGGGCCGCCGATTCCGCCGCCAGGGTCTCGCCCAGGGCGAAGCGGGCGAAGCGCCGGACCCGGATGTTCTCGCCGGTCTTGGCCATGACGGCCGTCACGTAGTCCTTCACGGTCTGATTGGGATCCCGAACATAGGGTTGTTCCATCAGGCAGAAATCCTGATAGTACTTCCCCACCTTGCCGTCGACGATCTTCGCGAGGGCGGCCTCCGGCTTCCCCGAGGCGCGCGCCTGCGCCATGTAAATCTCGCGCTCCTTGCCGACGGTCGTCTCGGGAACTTCCTCACGAGCGACGAAGCGCGGCTGGGAGGCGGCGATGTGCATCGCCAGGTTGCGCACCATCTCCTGGAACTCGGCGGTGCGCGCCACGAAGTCGGTCTCGCAGTTCACTTCCAGGAGCACGCCGACGCGGCCCCCGGGGTGGATGTAGGAGGCCACGGTCCCCTCGGAGGTGGCGCGGCCGGAGCGCTTCGCGGCCCCCGCCAGCCCGCGTTTCCTGAGAATCTGGAAGGCCTGCTCGGCGTCCCCCTTCGATTCCGACAGCGCCGTCTTACATTCCATAATGCCTGCGCCGCTGCGCTCGCGCAGGCTCCTGACCATTTCCGCGGTGATTTCCATCCCGAATGCCTCCAGACCGATTGGCAATTTTGAGTCGATTGCGGGGGACTTGCGTGGCCGCTGAGAGGGAGATGCGGCGCGCCTACCTCCGATGTACATCCGCGCGCCGGGACTCCGGCGCGATGCGGCTATTCGGACGACGGCCCGCGGTCGGAGGCCGTGACCACTCCCGCCGTGGCGCTGCGCGCCTCGTCGGTGGCGTCCACCGCGGCGGCGGTCTTGCGGCGTGCCCTCCTCGGCCCCGCCTCGGAAGGTGCCTCCGTGGCATCCGCGGCCTGGAGCATCTCCCGCGCCAGCTTCTCGGCGTCGTCGTGGCTCAGCGGGCCGGAGGTCGCTCCCTCTCCCGATGGCTCGACCTTGACGCGCATCGTTCCGCCTTCCAAAAGCGCATCCGCCACCCGCGAGGTGAACAGCCGGATCGCCCGGATGGCGTCGTCGTTTCCCGGGATGGCGAAGTCGATCTCGTCCGGATCGCAGTTGGTGTCCACGATGGCGATGACCGGGATGCCCAGCTTGCGGGCCTCGGAGACCGCGATCTGCTCCTTCTTGGGGTCGACCACGAACAGGGCGTCCGGGACCCGGTCCAGCGCCTTGATCCCGGTCAGGACCCGCGCCAGCTTCGTCTTCTCCCTCAGCAGCTGCGCGAATTCCTTCTTGGTGTAGCCGACCGCCTCCCCCGTGGCGGTGAGCTCCTCCAGCTTGCGCAGCCGGTCGATGCGCCGCTTGATGGTCTTGAAGTTCGTGAGGATGCCTCCCAGCCAGCGCTGGTTCACGTGGTGCATGCCGCAGCGCGTCGATTCCTCGGCGATGGCGTCCTGCGCCTGCCGCTTCGTCCCCACGAACAAAACCTGTTTCCCCTCGGTCCCCAGGCGGACGGCGAAGTCCACCGCCTGCTGGAACTGTCTCAGGGTCTTCTGGAGGTTGATGATGTAGATGCCGTTCCGCTTCCCGAAGATGTATTCCTTCATCTTCGGGTTCCATCGCTTGGTCTGGTGCCCGAAATGGACACCCGCCTCCAGAAGCTCCTTCATCGAGACGGAAATCAAACAGCCGCTCCTTTCGAGAGGGTGAGAAGTTAGCGTTTCGAGAACTGGAACCGCGCCCGGGCCCCGCGCTGGCCGTACTTCTTGCGCTCCTTGGCGCGCGAGTCGCGCGTCAGGAACCCCGCCTCCTTGAGGCGCGGCCGCAGCTCCCGGTTGTACTCGACGAGCGCCCGCGACAGCCCGTGGCGGATGGCCCCGGCCTGGCCGGAGAGGCCCCCGCCGACGACATTCACCGTGACGTCGACCTTCCCCACCTGCTCGAGGATCTGCAGCGGCTGGTTGAGGATC
This genomic window contains:
- the pyrH gene encoding UMP kinase, with translation MSSPATPRYRRVLLKLSGESLMGDQGFGIDSQVVARLSEEIREIHELGVQVACVIGGGNIFRGLSASESSGIDRVTGDHMGMLATLINALALQDRLEQIGVHTRVLSAIEVREVAEPYLRRRAVRHLEKGRVIIIAAGTGNPFFTTDTAAALRAMEVKAEVILKATRVDGVYSSDPEKFPEAERFEEITYIQVLEKGLQVMDSTAISLCMDNRVPIIVFNSGVRGNIRRVILGEKIGSLVRG
- the rpsI gene encoding 30S ribosomal protein S9; its protein translation is MPIQTENGFYATGRRKESTARVWVKEGNGTIVVNGLPLDEYFGRETSKMILNQPLQILEQVGKVDVTVNVVGGGLSGQAGAIRHGLSRALVEYNRELRPRLKEAGFLTRDSRAKERKKYGQRGARARFQFSKR
- the frr gene encoding ribosome recycling factor, whose translation is MVKDIHAAAEKKMKHSVEVTRKDLATIRTGRASLAILDGIHVDYYGTATPLNQVATLAVPDPTLITIQPWEPALTKEIEKAILQSELGLTPANDGKVVRLPIPPLTEERRKQLAKKVHHVGEEGKTVVRQHRREANDSLKALLKDHKISEDDEKRALEEIQELTDRSVKQIDDLVQNKEKEILSV
- the rpsB gene encoding 30S ribosomal protein S2 produces the protein MISVSMKELLEAGVHFGHQTKRWNPKMKEYIFGKRNGIYIINLQKTLRQFQQAVDFAVRLGTEGKQVLFVGTKRQAQDAIAEESTRCGMHHVNQRWLGGILTNFKTIKRRIDRLRKLEELTATGEAVGYTKKEFAQLLREKTKLARVLTGIKALDRVPDALFVVDPKKEQIAVSEARKLGIPVIAIVDTNCDPDEIDFAIPGNDDAIRAIRLFTSRVADALLEGGTMRVKVEPSGEGATSGPLSHDDAEKLAREMLQAADATEAPSEAGPRRARRKTAAAVDATDEARSATAGVVTASDRGPSSE
- a CDS encoding translation elongation factor Ts; this translates as MEITAEMVRSLRERSGAGIMECKTALSESKGDAEQAFQILRKRGLAGAAKRSGRATSEGTVASYIHPGGRVGVLLEVNCETDFVARTAEFQEMVRNLAMHIAASQPRFVAREEVPETTVGKEREIYMAQARASGKPEAALAKIVDGKVGKYYQDFCLMEQPYVRDPNQTVKDYVTAVMAKTGENIRVRRFARFALGETLAAESAAPAAGGEA